A window of Jatrophihabitans sp. contains these coding sequences:
- the tesB gene encoding acyl-CoA thioesterase II — MTAEPDLKVPADGTGFLRGQFVVDALVGLLDLEALETDIFRGLSPQVAMQRVFGGQVAGQALVAAGRTVESERLVHSLHSYFIRPGDPSIPIIYTVERIRDGRSFSVRRVLAIQHGQPIFILSASFQLPQGGIDHQAEMPPAPPPESLPTLAERYEGFDELWSVMRQIPQAFDVRYVDDPPWVQRSQGPRENQPHRIWLKADGTLPDDPLLQVCVVTFASDMNLLDSVLIHHGLAARLDPISMASLDHAMWFHRPFRADDWLLYVSSSSSASGGRGLATGQFYSRDGRLVASVTQEGMIRLPNA; from the coding sequence GTGACCGCTGAGCCGGATCTCAAGGTCCCCGCCGACGGCACTGGTTTCCTGCGCGGCCAGTTCGTCGTGGACGCCCTGGTGGGCCTGCTCGACCTCGAGGCCCTCGAGACCGACATCTTCCGCGGTCTCAGCCCGCAGGTCGCGATGCAGCGGGTCTTCGGCGGGCAGGTGGCCGGCCAGGCGCTGGTCGCCGCCGGGCGCACCGTGGAGTCCGAGCGGCTGGTGCACTCGTTGCACTCCTACTTCATCCGGCCCGGTGACCCCTCGATCCCGATCATCTACACCGTCGAGCGGATCCGCGACGGCCGGTCGTTCTCGGTGCGCCGGGTACTGGCCATCCAGCACGGCCAGCCGATCTTCATCCTGTCGGCCTCCTTCCAGCTGCCCCAGGGCGGCATCGACCACCAGGCCGAGATGCCGCCGGCGCCGCCGCCGGAGTCGCTGCCCACGCTGGCCGAGCGCTACGAGGGCTTCGACGAGCTGTGGTCGGTGATGCGCCAGATCCCGCAGGCCTTCGACGTCCGCTACGTCGACGACCCGCCGTGGGTCCAGCGCTCCCAGGGGCCGCGAGAAAACCAGCCGCACCGGATCTGGCTCAAGGCCGACGGCACGCTGCCCGATGACCCGCTGTTGCAGGTCTGCGTCGTCACCTTCGCCTCCGACATGAACCTGCTGGACTCGGTGCTCATCCACCATGGCCTGGCCGCCCGGCTGGACCCGATCAGCATGGCGTCGCTGGACCACGCGATGTGGTTCCACCGCCCGTTCCGCGCCGATGACTGGCTGCTCTACGTCTCCTCGTCGTCCTCGGCCTCCGGCGGGCGCGGGCTGGCCACCGGCCAGTTCTACTCCCGGGACGGCCGGCTGGTGGCCAGCGTGACCCAGGAGGGCATGATCCGGCTGCCCAACGCCTGA
- the pyk gene encoding pyruvate kinase codes for MIRRAKIVCTLGPATDPPERLRALVEAGMDVARLNFSHGEHREHAGRFRGVREAAKAAGRNVATLADLQGPKIRLGRFVDGPVMWANGEQVRITVEDVEGDHDRVSTTYKQLADDVRPGDRLLVDDGNVALVAVAIENGTDVVCEVTEGGMVSNNKGLSLPGVAVSVPALSEKDIEDLEFALELGVDWVALSFVRSPDDIKLVHEVMDRVGVRRPVIAKIEKPEGVDRLVEIALAFDGVMVARGDLGVEMPLEQVPMVQKRAIAICRDNAKPVIVATQMLESMISHSRPTRAEASDVANAVLDGADAVMLSGETSIGTYPVQAAATMSRIISSVEQSTVEVAALLHDPRTPGGVIAKAAKDIGESLGATALVAFTQSGDTARRLARLHARCAVLAFTPEETVQRQLALSWGVAAHRVWTVQTTDEMVRQVDSALLAQRVCRPDDLVVIVAGTPPSTPGTTNTIRVHHIGGILQRDR; via the coding sequence GTGATCCGCCGCGCAAAGATCGTCTGCACCCTGGGCCCTGCCACCGACCCGCCGGAACGGCTGCGGGCGCTGGTCGAAGCAGGCATGGACGTGGCCAGGTTGAACTTCAGCCATGGTGAGCACCGCGAGCATGCCGGCCGGTTCCGCGGCGTACGCGAGGCGGCCAAGGCCGCCGGGCGCAACGTCGCCACCCTGGCCGACCTGCAGGGCCCCAAGATCCGGCTGGGCCGGTTCGTCGACGGCCCGGTGATGTGGGCCAACGGCGAGCAGGTCCGGATCACCGTCGAGGACGTCGAGGGCGACCACGACCGGGTGTCGACCACCTACAAGCAGCTGGCCGACGACGTCCGGCCCGGTGACCGGCTGCTGGTCGATGACGGCAACGTCGCGCTGGTCGCGGTGGCCATCGAGAACGGCACCGACGTGGTGTGCGAGGTCACCGAAGGCGGCATGGTCAGCAACAACAAGGGGTTGTCGCTGCCCGGCGTCGCGGTCAGCGTGCCGGCGTTGAGCGAGAAGGACATCGAGGACCTGGAGTTCGCGCTGGAGCTAGGCGTGGACTGGGTCGCGCTGTCCTTCGTCCGGTCCCCGGATGACATCAAGCTGGTGCACGAGGTGATGGACCGGGTCGGCGTGCGCCGGCCGGTGATCGCCAAGATCGAGAAGCCCGAGGGCGTCGATCGGCTGGTCGAGATCGCGCTGGCCTTCGACGGCGTGATGGTGGCCCGCGGTGACCTCGGGGTCGAGATGCCGCTGGAGCAGGTGCCGATGGTGCAGAAGCGGGCCATCGCGATCTGCCGCGACAACGCCAAGCCGGTGATCGTGGCGACCCAGATGCTGGAGTCGATGATCAGCCACTCGCGCCCGACCCGGGCCGAGGCCTCGGACGTGGCCAACGCGGTGCTCGACGGCGCGGACGCGGTGATGCTGTCCGGCGAGACCAGCATCGGCACCTATCCGGTGCAGGCCGCGGCCACCATGTCGCGGATCATCTCCTCGGTCGAGCAGTCCACCGTCGAGGTCGCCGCGCTGCTGCACGACCCTCGCACGCCCGGCGGGGTGATCGCCAAGGCCGCCAAGGACATCGGCGAGTCACTCGGCGCCACCGCCCTGGTCGCCTTCACCCAGAGCGGTGACACCGCCCGCCGGCTGGCCCGGCTGCACGCCCGGTGCGCGGTGCTGGCCTTCACCCCGGAGGAGACCGTGCAGCGCCAGCTGGCGCTGTCCTGGGGGGTGGCGGCGCACCGCGTCTGGACGGTGCAGACCACCGATGAGATGGTCCGCCAGGTGGACTCGGCCCTGCTGGCCCAGCGGGTCTGCCGACCCGATGACCTGGTGGTGATCGTGGCCGGCACGCCGCCCTCGACGCCGGGCACCACCAACACCATCCGGGTCCATCACATCGGAGGCATCCTGCAACGTGACCGCTGA
- a CDS encoding branched-chain amino acid ABC transporter substrate-binding protein, translating to MALSACSNDDGGGNDGPGIGGNNTTGGAGGNDTNKTYKIGWQGPLSGDNQQLGINEVNGSRLAVKEANDKGDLGFKLEMVESDDVGTADKAPAAAAKLIQDPDILGVVGPAFSGPTSATGKTYAAANMGLISGSATNATLTSSGFTTFHRVVPTDGVEGTQLAEWLAKKFKKVFVVDDTTTYGKGVSDVVHKVLREKGVTVQRQGVDSKTQDYGAIAQRVTGAGVEALFYGGYDAQAALFAKALAATGFKGLKMTGNGGKSSVFTSGAGAAGNGWYFACGCQDATTAPEAKAFAEAYEKMFNTPPSTYSPESYDATNALIEAVKAAVKKGTPTRKAVVEEIKALDYKGITAQIKFAPNGEVANATVNLYTQKDGKIVMLGKIQEQP from the coding sequence ATGGCACTCAGTGCTTGCTCCAACGACGACGGCGGCGGTAACGACGGCCCCGGCATTGGTGGCAACAACACCACAGGTGGCGCCGGCGGTAACGACACCAACAAGACTTACAAGATCGGCTGGCAGGGCCCGCTGTCCGGTGACAACCAGCAGCTCGGCATCAACGAGGTCAACGGTTCCCGGCTGGCTGTCAAGGAGGCCAACGATAAGGGCGACCTCGGCTTCAAGCTCGAGATGGTCGAGTCCGACGACGTCGGCACCGCCGACAAGGCTCCGGCCGCTGCGGCCAAGCTGATCCAGGACCCCGACATCCTCGGTGTGGTCGGCCCGGCGTTCTCCGGACCCACCTCGGCCACCGGCAAGACCTACGCCGCGGCCAACATGGGCCTGATCAGCGGCTCGGCCACCAACGCCACCCTGACCTCCTCGGGCTTCACCACCTTCCACCGGGTCGTCCCGACGGACGGCGTTGAGGGCACCCAGCTCGCCGAGTGGCTGGCCAAGAAGTTCAAGAAGGTGTTCGTCGTCGATGACACCACCACCTACGGCAAGGGCGTCTCCGACGTCGTCCACAAGGTGCTGCGTGAGAAGGGCGTCACCGTCCAGCGTCAGGGTGTGGACTCCAAGACCCAGGACTACGGCGCAATCGCGCAGCGGGTGACCGGAGCCGGCGTCGAGGCGCTGTTCTACGGTGGCTATGACGCCCAGGCGGCGCTGTTCGCCAAGGCACTGGCCGCCACCGGCTTCAAGGGCCTGAAGATGACCGGTAACGGTGGCAAGTCCTCGGTGTTCACCAGTGGCGCCGGCGCTGCCGGTAACGGCTGGTACTTCGCCTGCGGCTGCCAGGACGCGACCACCGCTCCCGAGGCCAAGGCCTTCGCCGAGGCGTACGAGAAGATGTTCAACACCCCGCCCTCGACCTACTCGCCGGAGTCCTACGACGCCACCAACGCGCTGATCGAGGCGGTCAAGGCGGCCGTGAAGAAGGGCACCCCGACCCGTAAGGCGGTTGTCGAGGAGATCAAGGCGCTCGACTACAAGGGCATCACCGCCCAGATCAAGTTCGCTCCCAACGGTGAGGTCGCCAACGCAACGGTGAATCTGTACACCCAGAAGGACGGCAAGATCGTGATGCTCGGCAAGATCCAGGAACAGCCCTAA
- a CDS encoding pyridoxal-dependent decarboxylase — MSPEQFRRHGREVIDWIADYYERLESLPVLSQVAPGEVSAGLPAEPPAAGQGFDGVLADLDRVILPGVTHWQHPSFFAFFPASATGPSILGDLLASGLGVQGMLWATSPAATELETRMLDWLAQLLDLPACFHSEGAGGGVIQHSASDASLVALVAALHRASGGATETDGVAAGRFSVYTSGQTHSSVEKACRIAGIGTAALRKLDVDPATLAARPAHLAELLAADVAAGWTPALVVASVGATGTGALDPVAELAELAHRYDAWLHVDAAWAGVAAVCEELRWINAGVEQADSYCTNPHKWLLTNFDCSAFWVADRAALIAALSILPEYLRNSASESGEVFDYRDWQVPLGRRFRALKLWTVLRWYGADGLRAHIRGHVGLAREFASWVAADDRFELLAPHPLALVTFAVRAGDDAGRELLAAVNASGQAYLTHTEVNGRFAIRMAIGSVLTERRHVQAAWQAISDQLPGSG, encoded by the coding sequence ATGAGCCCGGAGCAGTTCCGCCGGCACGGTCGCGAGGTCATCGACTGGATCGCTGACTACTACGAGCGGCTCGAGTCCCTGCCGGTCCTGTCGCAGGTGGCCCCGGGCGAGGTCAGCGCCGGCCTGCCCGCCGAGCCGCCGGCAGCCGGCCAGGGCTTCGACGGGGTGCTGGCGGACCTGGACCGGGTGATCCTGCCGGGGGTCACGCACTGGCAGCACCCGTCCTTCTTCGCCTTCTTCCCCGCCAGCGCCACCGGCCCCTCGATCCTGGGCGATCTGCTGGCCTCGGGCCTGGGCGTGCAGGGCATGTTGTGGGCGACCTCGCCGGCCGCCACCGAGCTCGAGACCCGGATGCTGGACTGGCTGGCCCAGCTGCTGGACCTGCCGGCGTGCTTTCACTCCGAGGGCGCCGGCGGCGGGGTGATCCAGCACTCGGCCTCCGACGCCAGCCTGGTCGCCCTGGTGGCCGCCCTGCACCGGGCCAGCGGCGGCGCCACCGAGACCGACGGCGTCGCGGCCGGGCGGTTCAGCGTCTACACCTCCGGCCAGACCCACTCCTCGGTCGAGAAGGCCTGCCGGATCGCCGGCATCGGCACCGCGGCGCTGCGCAAGCTCGACGTCGACCCGGCCACCCTGGCGGCCCGGCCGGCGCACCTGGCCGAGCTGCTGGCCGCCGACGTCGCGGCCGGCTGGACCCCGGCGCTGGTGGTGGCCTCGGTGGGCGCCACCGGCACCGGGGCGCTGGACCCGGTGGCAGAGCTCGCCGAGCTGGCGCACCGCTACGACGCCTGGCTGCACGTCGACGCCGCCTGGGCCGGGGTGGCCGCGGTCTGCGAGGAGCTGCGCTGGATCAACGCCGGCGTCGAGCAGGCCGACTCGTACTGCACCAACCCGCACAAGTGGCTGCTCACCAACTTCGACTGCAGCGCGTTCTGGGTCGCCGACCGGGCCGCGCTGATCGCGGCGCTGTCGATCCTGCCGGAGTACCTGCGCAACTCCGCCAGCGAGTCCGGCGAGGTGTTCGACTACCGCGACTGGCAGGTGCCGCTCGGCCGGAGGTTCCGGGCGCTCAAGCTGTGGACGGTGCTGCGCTGGTACGGCGCCGACGGCCTGCGCGCGCACATCCGCGGCCATGTGGGGCTGGCGCGGGAGTTCGCGTCCTGGGTGGCCGCCGATGACCGGTTCGAGCTGCTGGCGCCGCACCCGCTGGCGCTGGTCACCTTCGCGGTGCGGGCCGGCGACGACGCCGGGCGGGAGCTGCTGGCGGCGGTCAACGCCTCCGGCCAGGCCTACCTGACGCACACCGAGGTCAACGGCCGGTTCGCGATCCGGATGGCGATCGGCTCGGTACTGACCGAGCGCCGGCACGTCCAGGCCGCCTGGCAGGCGATCAGCGACCAGCTGCCCGGAAGCGGATGA
- the gltB gene encoding glutamate synthase large subunit: MQFSAVPAAQGLYDPRNETDSCGVACLADLRGRPSHALISTALAALHNMDHRGAAGAEPESGDGSGITVALPDAFLRAVAGELGIELPEPGSYATGIAFLPTDQVARDRVKAMVAETAAAEGLLVLGWRPVPISAEGVGPSALEVMPAFEQLFVRAAAEPAGGMRLERMAYALRKVAERRVATSKIVGDQLYFASLSNRTLIYKGMLTTAQLATFYPDLHDERFSTAIALVHSRFSTNTFPSWPLAQPFRLIAHNGEINTVGGNRNWMVARQALLASDLLDGPSSDISRLFPICTPDGSDSASFDEVLELLHLGGRSLPHAVLMMIPEAWENADYMDAARRDFYAYHSTLMEPWDGPACVSFTDGTVIGAVLDRNGLRPGRWWRTSDDLVILASEAGVIDLDPATVVAKGRLQPGRMFLVDTAAGEIRDDDEIKSALAAEHPYGDWLHSGLLHLDTLPGREHVMRTHESVTLRQQLFGYTEEELRVIIAPMAGSGGEPLGSMGTDTPLAVLSKRPRLLFDYFSELFAQVTNPPLDAIREEMVTSLSATIGPEQNLLEPTPASCRQIVLPRPVIDNDDLAKIWHVNADGDLPGFQCALIDGRYRVHGGGPALAAALLRVRDECSAAVAAGAHILILSDRDCDADHAPIPSLLLTSAVHGHLVRTGQRTRVGLVVESGEVREVHHVALLISYGAAAVNPYLAFETIDDLIETGVLTGVDSPTAIGRYLKSLSKGVLKVMSKMGISTVASYTGAQVFQAFGLSDELIEEYFTGTRSSLGGVGLDVLADEVAARHAHAFPSNPVARAHRRLEVGGEYAWRREGEIHLFNPETVFKLQHATRARRYDRFAEYTAEIDRLNRQGATLRGLFELRTGLRPPVPLDEVEPVSQIVRRFATGAMSYGSISAEAHQTLAIAMNRIGGRSNSGEGGEDADRYLPDANGDLRRSAIKQVASGRFGVTSHYLVNADDLQIKIAQGAKPGEGGQLPGYKVYPWIARTRHSTPGVGLISPPPHHDIYSIEDLAQLIHDLKNANSSARVHVKLVAESGVGTVAAGVAKAHADVVLISGHDGGTGAAPLTSLKHAGMPWELGLAETQQTLLLNGLRDRITVQVDGAMKTGRDVLIAALLGAEEYGFATAPLVVSGCVMMRVCHLDTCPVGVATQNPELRARFTGKPEFVVTFFEYIAEQVRELLAELGYRTLQEVIGHAELLDTRAAIEHWKADGLDLSPLLVVPEPFHGTALTKRVEQEHGLDAALDNTLIQLCEGALLDGRPVRLELPVRNVNRTVGTMLGSLVTRRYGAEGLPPGTIDITLHGSAGQSLGAFLPAGVQITLFGDANDYVGKGLSGGVIALRPDRRSPLVAERNVIAGNVIGYGATSGQLLLRGVVGERFCVRNSGATAVAEGVGDHALEYMTGGTAVILGPTGRNLGAGMSGGVGFVLDLDPDRVNPELVDIEPMTAQHAGALAAILKTHQRLTGSAVAGELLADFGAGLLRFSVIMPRDYKRVLRATSLARAAGADVDDAVMAAARG; this comes from the coding sequence GTGCAATTCTCCGCAGTGCCCGCCGCGCAGGGCCTCTATGACCCGCGCAACGAGACCGACTCCTGCGGGGTGGCCTGCCTGGCCGACCTGCGCGGGCGGCCGAGCCACGCGCTGATCAGCACCGCCCTGGCGGCGCTGCACAACATGGACCACCGCGGCGCCGCCGGGGCCGAGCCGGAGAGCGGGGACGGCTCCGGCATCACCGTCGCCCTTCCGGACGCCTTCCTGCGGGCGGTGGCGGGCGAACTCGGCATCGAGCTGCCGGAACCGGGCAGCTACGCCACCGGCATCGCCTTCCTGCCGACCGACCAGGTGGCCCGGGACCGGGTGAAGGCGATGGTGGCCGAGACCGCCGCCGCCGAGGGCCTGCTGGTGCTCGGCTGGCGGCCGGTGCCGATCTCAGCCGAGGGTGTCGGCCCGAGCGCGCTCGAGGTGATGCCGGCCTTCGAGCAGCTGTTCGTCCGGGCCGCGGCCGAGCCCGCCGGCGGGATGCGGCTGGAGCGGATGGCCTACGCCCTGCGCAAGGTCGCCGAGCGGCGGGTCGCCACGAGCAAGATCGTCGGTGACCAGCTGTACTTCGCCTCGCTGTCGAACCGGACCTTGATCTATAAGGGGATGCTGACCACCGCGCAGCTGGCCACCTTCTACCCCGACCTGCACGACGAGCGGTTCAGCACCGCCATCGCCCTGGTGCACAGCCGGTTCTCGACCAACACCTTCCCGTCCTGGCCGCTGGCCCAGCCGTTCCGGCTGATCGCCCACAACGGCGAGATCAACACCGTCGGCGGCAACCGCAACTGGATGGTGGCCCGGCAGGCGCTGCTGGCCTCGGACCTGCTTGACGGGCCAAGCTCCGACATCTCGCGGCTGTTCCCGATCTGCACCCCGGACGGCTCGGACTCGGCGTCCTTCGACGAGGTGCTGGAGCTGCTGCACCTGGGCGGGCGCAGCCTGCCGCACGCGGTGCTGATGATGATCCCGGAGGCGTGGGAGAACGCCGACTACATGGACGCGGCCCGGCGCGACTTCTACGCCTACCACTCGACCCTGATGGAGCCCTGGGACGGCCCGGCCTGCGTGAGCTTCACCGACGGCACGGTGATCGGCGCGGTGCTGGACCGCAACGGGCTGCGCCCCGGCCGCTGGTGGCGCACCAGCGATGACCTGGTGATCCTGGCCAGCGAGGCCGGCGTGATCGACCTCGACCCGGCCACCGTGGTGGCCAAGGGCCGGTTGCAGCCGGGCCGGATGTTCCTGGTGGACACCGCGGCCGGTGAGATCCGCGACGACGACGAGATCAAGTCCGCGCTGGCCGCCGAGCACCCCTACGGCGACTGGCTGCACAGCGGGCTGCTGCACCTGGACACCCTGCCCGGGCGCGAGCACGTGATGCGCACCCACGAGTCGGTGACCCTGCGCCAGCAACTGTTCGGCTACACCGAGGAGGAGCTGCGGGTCATCATCGCCCCGATGGCAGGCTCGGGCGGCGAGCCGCTGGGCTCGATGGGCACCGACACCCCGCTGGCGGTGCTGAGCAAGCGGCCCCGGCTGCTGTTCGACTACTTCAGCGAGCTGTTCGCCCAGGTCACCAACCCGCCGCTGGACGCGATCCGCGAGGAGATGGTGACCTCGCTGTCGGCCACCATCGGCCCCGAGCAGAACCTGCTGGAGCCGACGCCGGCCTCGTGCCGGCAGATCGTGCTGCCCCGGCCGGTGATCGACAACGACGACCTGGCCAAGATCTGGCACGTCAACGCCGACGGTGACCTGCCGGGCTTCCAGTGCGCCCTGATCGACGGCCGGTACCGGGTGCACGGCGGCGGCCCGGCGCTGGCCGCCGCGCTGCTGCGGGTGCGCGACGAGTGCTCGGCCGCCGTGGCCGCAGGCGCCCACATCCTCATCCTGTCCGACCGGGACTGCGACGCCGACCACGCGCCGATCCCGTCGCTGCTGCTGACCTCGGCCGTGCACGGGCACCTGGTGCGCACCGGGCAGCGCACCCGGGTGGGCCTGGTGGTCGAGTCCGGCGAGGTCCGCGAGGTGCACCACGTGGCGTTGCTGATCAGCTACGGCGCCGCCGCGGTGAACCCCTACCTGGCCTTCGAGACGATCGATGACCTGATCGAGACCGGGGTGCTCACGGGGGTGGACTCACCGACCGCGATCGGCCGCTATCTCAAGTCGCTGTCCAAGGGCGTGCTGAAGGTGATGTCGAAGATGGGCATCTCGACCGTCGCCTCCTACACCGGCGCCCAGGTCTTCCAGGCGTTCGGGCTGTCCGACGAGCTGATCGAGGAGTACTTCACCGGCACCCGCAGCAGCCTCGGCGGGGTCGGCCTGGACGTGCTGGCCGACGAGGTCGCCGCCCGGCACGCCCACGCGTTCCCGTCCAACCCGGTAGCGCGGGCGCACCGCCGGCTAGAGGTGGGCGGTGAGTACGCCTGGCGCCGCGAGGGCGAGATCCACCTGTTCAACCCCGAGACGGTGTTCAAGCTGCAGCACGCCACCCGGGCCCGGCGCTATGACCGCTTCGCCGAGTACACCGCCGAGATCGACCGGCTGAACCGGCAGGGGGCCACCCTGCGCGGGCTGTTCGAGCTGCGCACCGGCCTGCGGCCGCCGGTGCCGCTGGACGAGGTCGAGCCGGTGTCGCAGATCGTGCGGCGCTTCGCCACCGGGGCGATGTCCTACGGCTCGATCTCGGCCGAGGCGCACCAGACCCTGGCGATCGCGATGAACCGGATCGGCGGGCGGTCCAACTCCGGCGAGGGCGGCGAGGACGCCGACCGCTACCTGCCCGACGCCAACGGCGACCTGCGCCGGTCGGCGATCAAGCAGGTGGCCTCCGGGCGGTTCGGGGTGACCTCGCACTACCTGGTCAACGCCGATGACCTGCAGATCAAGATCGCCCAGGGCGCCAAACCCGGCGAGGGTGGCCAGCTGCCCGGCTACAAGGTCTACCCGTGGATCGCCCGGACCCGGCACTCCACCCCCGGGGTGGGCCTGATCTCGCCGCCGCCGCATCACGACATCTACTCCATCGAGGACCTGGCGCAGCTGATCCACGACCTGAAGAACGCCAACTCCTCGGCCCGGGTGCACGTCAAGCTGGTGGCCGAGTCCGGGGTGGGCACGGTGGCGGCCGGGGTCGCCAAGGCGCACGCCGACGTGGTGCTGATCTCCGGTCACGACGGCGGCACCGGCGCCGCCCCGCTGACCTCGCTCAAGCACGCCGGCATGCCGTGGGAGCTGGGGCTGGCCGAGACCCAGCAGACCCTGCTGCTCAACGGCCTGCGGGACCGCATCACCGTGCAGGTCGACGGGGCGATGAAGACCGGGCGCGACGTCCTGATCGCGGCGCTGCTGGGCGCGGAGGAGTACGGCTTCGCGACCGCGCCGCTGGTGGTCTCGGGCTGCGTCATGATGCGGGTCTGCCACCTGGACACCTGCCCGGTGGGGGTCGCCACCCAGAACCCGGAGCTGCGCGCCCGGTTCACCGGCAAGCCCGAGTTCGTGGTCACGTTCTTCGAGTACATCGCCGAGCAGGTCCGCGAGCTGCTGGCCGAGCTGGGCTACCGCACGCTGCAGGAGGTCATCGGCCACGCCGAGCTGCTGGACACCCGCGCCGCGATCGAGCACTGGAAGGCCGACGGCCTGGACCTGTCGCCGCTGCTGGTGGTGCCCGAGCCCTTCCACGGGACCGCGCTGACCAAGCGGGTCGAGCAGGAGCACGGGTTGGACGCCGCCCTGGACAACACCCTGATCCAGCTCTGCGAGGGCGCGCTGCTCGACGGCCGGCCGGTGCGGCTGGAGTTGCCGGTGCGCAACGTCAACCGGACGGTCGGCACCATGCTGGGTTCGCTGGTGACCCGCCGCTACGGCGCCGAGGGCCTGCCGCCGGGCACCATCGACATCACCCTGCACGGTTCGGCCGGGCAGTCCCTGGGCGCGTTCCTTCCCGCCGGGGTGCAGATCACGCTGTTCGGCGATGCCAACGACTACGTCGGCAAGGGCCTGTCCGGCGGCGTGATCGCGCTGCGTCCGGACCGGCGGTCGCCGCTGGTCGCCGAGCGGAACGTGATCGCCGGCAACGTGATCGGCTACGGGGCCACCTCGGGCCAGCTGCTGCTGCGCGGGGTGGTGGGCGAGCGGTTCTGCGTCCGCAACTCCGGCGCCACCGCGGTGGCCGAGGGGGTCGGTGACCACGCGCTGGAGTACATGACCGGCGGCACCGCGGTGATCCTCGGCCCGACCGGGCGCAACCTCGGCGCCGGGATGTCGGGCGGCGTCGGCTTCGTGCTCGACCTGGACCCGGACCGGGTAAACCCCGAGCTGGTGGACATCGAGCCGATGACGGCCCAGCACGCCGGCGCGCTGGCCGCGATCCTGAAGACGCACCAGCGGCTGACCGGATCGGCGGTGGCCGGTGAGCTGCTGGCCGACTTCGGCGCCGGCCTGCTCCGGTTCTCGGTGATCATGCCCCGTGACTACAAGCGGGTGCTGCGGGCCACCAGCCTGGCCCGGGCAGCGGGCGCCGATGTCGATGACGCGGTGATGGCGGCCGCCCGCGGGTAA
- a CDS encoding response regulator, with product MSEQAPSRDQPGARRVLIAEDEALIRLDLREMLQEEGFEVVGEAADGEKAVQLAGELRPDVVICDVKMPKMDGITAAGQIAAARIAPVVILTAFSQRDLIERARDAGAMAYLVKPFHKRDLLPAIEMATSRFAEIKALEAEVSGLQDRLEARKLIERAKGVLMAEHRLSEPEAFRWIQRAAMDKRTSMRTVAEVVIAETGRG from the coding sequence GTGAGCGAGCAGGCACCATCGCGCGATCAGCCCGGCGCCCGGCGGGTGCTGATCGCCGAGGACGAGGCGCTGATCCGGCTCGACCTGCGCGAGATGCTGCAGGAAGAGGGCTTCGAGGTGGTCGGCGAGGCGGCCGACGGCGAGAAGGCGGTGCAGCTGGCAGGAGAGCTGCGCCCGGACGTGGTCATCTGCGACGTCAAGATGCCCAAGATGGACGGGATCACCGCCGCCGGTCAGATCGCCGCCGCGAGGATCGCGCCGGTGGTCATCCTGACCGCCTTCAGCCAGCGCGACCTGATCGAGCGGGCCCGCGACGCCGGTGCGATGGCCTATTTGGTCAAGCCGTTCCACAAGCGCGACCTGCTGCCGGCGATCGAGATGGCCACCAGCCGGTTCGCCGAGATCAAGGCACTGGAGGCCGAAGTCTCCGGCCTGCAGGACCGGCTGGAGGCTCGCAAGCTGATCGAGCGCGCCAAGGGCGTGCTGATGGCCGAGCACCGGCTGTCCGAGCCGGAGGCCTTCCGCTGGATCCAGCGGGCCGCGATGGATAAGCGCACCTCTATGCGGACCGTGGCCGAAGTGGTAATAGCTGAGACGGGGCGTGGCTGA